In a single window of the Chaetodon trifascialis isolate fChaTrf1 chromosome 19, fChaTrf1.hap1, whole genome shotgun sequence genome:
- the unc93a gene encoding protein unc-93 homolog A, producing MISRNLKNVLVVSVGFLFLFTAYGGLQNLQSSLNAEQGMGVASLSVIYASIIVSSMFLPPIMIKNLGCKWTIVAGMACYISYSFGNLYPRWYTLIPTSVVLGLGGSPLWAAKCTYLTISGNKQAASEGKKGSDVINQYFGIFFFMFQSSAVWGNLMSSLIFGQDASIADISEEHLQFCGAADCGLNINNNTTSTRPAEKLVWTLVGCYIGVGVLAILIVAVFLDNIDRQQTSQFRGNREPFCHTFLSTFRVLKDWRLVTLIPLTMYSGFEQSFLSGEYTQNYVTCALGVHQVGFVMMCFGACNSLCSFLFGRLAQYTGRAALFCLAAVTNFCCIIALLFWRPHPDQLAVFFVFAALWGMADAIWQTQTNALYGILFSRNKEAAFANYRMWESLGFVIAFAYSTFLCLEYKLYILLAFLLLTIFTYPIVEFNEHKNPTPSTKEAVHLNDKEAAQTDENKITSQTLM from the exons ATGATCAGCCGGAACTTAAAGAACGTGCTGGTGGTGTCAGTCGggttcctgttcctgttcacGGCGTATGGAGGCCTGCAGAACCTACAG agcagccTGAATGCAGAGCAAGGGATGGGGGTTGCGTCTCTGAGCGTCATCTACGCCTCCATCATCGTCTCCTCCATGTTCCTGCCTCCCATCATGATCAAAAATCTGGGCTGTAAATGGACCATTGTTGCTGGGATGGCCTGCTACATCTCCTACTCGTTTGGGAACCTCTACCCCAGATG gTACACCCTGATCCCCACCTCAGTGGTCCTGGGTTTGGGGGGTTCCCCTCTGTGGGCAGCTAAATGCACCTACCTGACCATCTCCGGAAACAAGCAGGCTGCCAGCGAGGGCAAGAAGGGCTCCGATGTCATCAATCAATACTTTggcatcttcttcttcatgtttcagTCGTCGGCGGTTTGGGGAAACCTCATGTCGTCGCTCATCTTCGGACAGGACGCCAGCATCG CTGACATCTCCGAGGAGCATCTGCAGTTCTGCGGAGCTGCGGACTGCGGtctcaacatcaacaacaacaccacctccACCAGACCGGCTGAGAAGCTTGTCTGGACACTCGTCGGATGTTACATCG GTGTCGGGGTGCTGGCCATCCTCATCGTGGCAGTGTTTCTGGATAACATTGACCGGCAGCAGACCAGCCAGTTTCGTGGGAACCGGGAGCCATTCTGCCACACTTTCCTGTCCACGTTCAGAGTGCTGAAGGACTGGAGGCTGGTGACCCTCATCCCCCTCACCATGTACAGTGGCTTTGAACAGAGCTTTCTCTCCGGGGAGTACACCCAG AACTATGTGACGTGCGCGTTGGGGGTCCATCAAGTCGGCTTTGTGATGATGTGTTTCGGAGCTTGTAATTCTCTTTGCTCCTTCCTGTTTGGCAGGCTGGCTCAGTACACTGGGCGAGCTGCTCTCTTCTGTCTGG ctgcagtgaccAACTTTTGCTGTATCATTGCTCTGTTGTTCTGGAGGCCTCATCCAGACCAGCTGGCGgtcttctttgtgtttgctgctttgtggGGTATGGCGGACGCCATCTGGCAAACTCAGACTAATG CTCTTTATGGCATTCTCTTCTCCCGGAACAAAGAGGCAGCATTTGCTAACTACCGCATGTGGGAGTCGCTGGGTTTCGTTATCGCCTTCGCCTACAGCACCTTCTTATGCCTCGAGTACAAACTCTACATCCTGCTGGCCTTTCTGCTGCTGACCATCTTCACTTACCCCATCGTGGAGTTCAACGAACACAAGAACCCGACGCCGTCCACCAAGGAGGCCGTCCACCTAAATGACAAGGAAGCCGCCCAAACAGACGAGAACAAAATCACCAGCCAGACGCTGATGTAG
- the ncoa1 gene encoding nuclear receptor coactivator 1 isoform X1 produces MSAVGENPLDPATPEPRKRKGSPCDTSGQSLEKRRRELECRYIEELAELLSSNMGDIAGLSVKPDKCHILKSTVDQIQQMKRREQEKAALLSPDDEVQKSDISSSSQGLVEKEALGPMLLEALDGFFFVVNREGRIVFVSENVTSYLGYAQEELMTSSVYSILHVGDHNEFVRNLLPKSLVNGVPWPQDPGRRNSHTFNCRMLKRPPDELDSENPEARQQYEIMQCFTVSQPRTVQEEGEDLQSCLICIACRIPRAQPFSTESFITKQDPTGKIISIETSALRATGRPGWEDLVRKCIYAFFQPQGKEPSHAKKLLHEVMTHGNAISPLYHFTLSDGTPLSAQTRCKFCCPPNPDVQPFIMGIHTIDREHNTASSQENTNPSLPPSLGSLAQTPSRSPSLPPSSNWTQGSGLAASGLHPNNSNTSSHGHNPATPAGYLTPNRTCPQQVNSPSPLSSPLTATPTSFMSPRMPRASPGLGGSPRVPGNPFSPSTPGLHSPAGALSSGGSLNRQQSGGDGSSGASGGSTGSFSLSSPGPQRQASTPTGSSTRPPSAKPPEGGEGGGEDSVKAPLPSASQVGNPRPSQLLDSSGTGAESNNNSIHCTSSPHPPNPPPAPQCPASHSTLTERHKILHRLLQDSSPNEASTTTDEGINKNQVEIKKEPPSSPALTTAAPKSSSREPQDHQLLRFLLDTDEKDLGDLPPPSALSLQTVRVKVEKRASVEGVACTGAAVSAGGASKPAGVSSSSACISPKASPVGESRRDGRRDSRDSTMSGGPVDMDPLTQLLPSLRGPSGAKQGSEDSATPGGGPQLQSPAPQPPSQLQSPMPQLQSPLSQPQSLPQLQSPSPQLHSPSPQLKLQSPTQLQPGEANTPRNVNVKREPPGTPNRGLSDGGPPSGCSLQSQSSFDFCSPPTPSQTQTQGQGDPFQTPKDNSPFPEAEVINPFSSSTGLTKMDVGDSQFQPLPLSDTLSFDGLGTPLQAPLASPQEQCVPCTLDEVLGPPTTPEGRNDEKALLEQLVSFLSGTDESELAELDKALGIDKLVQGGCFDPLPQNFPTQQPTASPVSMDPKLPNYPSQITPASQAQFPPELATVGPQGLGFGAPRGAFPGGTTGMGLRPGMTRPQGMSTQLRLPPNQLRLQLQQRLQGPQQLQNRMAGISPFPGGAQHVSLGIRQGVQQPQTPSQQPPLNAQMLAQRQRELYSIQHRQRQLFQQKVMLMRQNMAGAPTGAVGSIGTVRVPKGPPTTPQQQQQFSFPPGYNPMTGKPPTSPSHFSPVAGGPLDSKLSVRVPLNNQTLMGGVQGQFSSTVNSSLQQGLFQQFGGSAIVQQDSSFPPEMSPTSPLLSPQNSTSQSPLLQQAPPPGYQSPEMKSWPQTGMGSNSLFSQSGQGAGQAFGQQGVYNNMSITVSMAGGSGAVGSLPPMGQPVGMSNSNLSGVGPVCSDQQVQQVQVFADVQCTVNLVGSDSYLNQGSIGAPASQKGPGPQGPQNNQAQQKSLLQQLLTE; encoded by the exons ATGAGTGCAGTCGGGGAAAACCCCCTGGACCCCGCCACGCCGGAGCCACGCAAGAGGAAGGGCTCGCCATGCGACACATCAGGGCAAAG TCTGGAGAAGCGGAGACGGGAGCTGGAGTGCCGCTACATCgaggagctggctgagctgCTGTCGTCCAACATGGGCGACATCGCCGGGCTCAGCGTCAAGCCCGACAAGTGCCACATCCTCAAGAGCACCGTGGACCAAATCCAGCAGATGAAACGGCGTGAGCAGG AGAAAGCAGCTCTTCTGTCTCCAGACGATGAGGTGCAGAAGAGCGacatctcctccagcagccagGGGCTGGTGGAGAAGGAGGCGCTGGGGCCCATGCTGCTCGAG GCCCTTGACGGGTTCTTCTTCGTGGTCAACCGGGAGGGCCGCATCGTCTTTGTCTCTGAGAACGTGACGAGCTACCTTGGATACGCTCAGGAGGAGCTGATGACCTCCAGCGTCTACAGCATCCTCCACGTGGGAGACCACAACGAGTTTGTTCGCAATCTTCTGCCCAAAAGCCTGG tgAACGGTGTGCCGTGGCCGCAGGACCCCGGCCGAAGGAACAGCCACACCTTCAACTGTCGCATGCTGAAGAGGCCGCCGGACGAGCTGGATTCAGAAAACCCGGAGGCTCGGCAGCAGTACGAGATCATGCAGTGTTTCACCGTGTCTCAACCACGGACcgtgcaggaggagggggagg aCCTGCAGAGCTGCCTGATCTGTATTGCCTGTCGGATACCTCGCGCCCAGCCTTTCAGCACTGAGTCTTTCATCACCAAGCAGGACcccacag GGAAGATCATCTCCATAGAAACGAGCGCTCTGCGAGCGACGGGCCGGCCTGGCTGGGAGGACCTGGTCAGGAAGTGCATCTACGCTTTCTTTCAGCCGCAGGGCAAAGAGCCCTCCCACGCTAAGAAGCTGCTGCATGAGG TGATGACCCACGGCAACGCCATCAGCCCACTGTACCATTTCACGTTGAGTGATGGCACCCCGCTCAGCGCTCAGACCCGCTGCAAGTTCTGCTGCCCCCCCAACCCTGACGTACAGCCCTTCATCATGGGCATTCACACTATTGACAG GGAACACAACACTGCTAGCTCTCAGGAAAACACTAACCCCAGCCTTCCACCCAGCCTCGGCAGCCTTGCCCAGACTCCCTCTCGCTCCCCTTCCCTTCCTCCCAGCAGCAACTGGACCCAAGGCTCAGGCCTCGCCGCCTCGGGCCTTCAccccaacaacagcaacacctcCTCCCATGGACATAACCCGGCCACACCCGCAGGCTACCTGACGCCCAATCGGACCTGTCCCCAGCAGGTCAACAGCCCCTCTCCTTTGAGCAGCCCACTCACAGCCACCCCTACCTCTTTTATGTCGCCCAGGATGCCACGGGCCAGTCCTGGGTTAGGGGGAAGCCCTCGGGTCCCGGGGAACCCCTTCTCTCCTTCCACACCGGGCCTCCATTCCCCAGCCGGGGCGCTAAGCAGTGGAGGCAGCCTCAACAGGCAGCAGTCTGGCGGTGATGGTAGTAGCGGCGCCAGCGGTGGGTCAACGGGGTCCTTCTCCCTGTCCTCTCCTGGACCTCAGAGACAAGCCAGTACACCCACCGGCTCCTCTACTCGGCCTCCATCGGCAAAACCcccagaaggaggagaaggagggggagaggactCTGTTAAAGCCCCTCTTCCTTCCGCCTCACAGGTGGGAAACCCCAGGCCCAGTCAGCTCCTGGACAGCAGTGGGACAGGAGCTGAGtctaacaacaacagcatccaCTGCACCTCATCACCTCATCCTCCGAACCCTCCCCCCGCCCCTCAGTGCCCAGCCTCCCACAGCACTCTGACGGAGCGGCATAAGATCCTGCACCGGCTGCTCCAGGACAGCAGCCCCAACGAGGCCTCCACCACCACCGACGAAGGAATAAACAAAAACCAAGTTGAGATCAAGAAGGAGCCGCCTTCCAGTCCGGCTCTGACCACAGCAGCTCCCAAGTCCAGCTCCAGAGAGCCGCAGGACCACCAGCTGCTCCGCTTTCTCCTGGACACAGACGAAAAG GACTTGGGGGACCTCCCACCTCCATCTGCTCTCAGCCTGCAGACGGTGCGGGTCAAAGTGGAGAAGAGAGCCAGCGTGGAGGGAGTGGCCTGCACGGGGGCCGCCGTGTCAGCAGGAGGTGCGTCCAAACCTGCGGGAGTCTCCAGCAGCTCCGCGTGCATCAGTCCCAAAGCGAGCCCCGTCGGAGAGAGCCGGCGAGACGGCCGCAGGGACAGCCGAGACTCCACG ATGTCAGGTGGCCCTGTTGACATGGACCCTCTCACCCAGCTGCTACCGAGCCTGAGAGGCCCGAGTGGGGCCAAGCAGGGCAGTGAGGATTCAGCAACCCCTGGAGGAGGCCCCCAGCTCCAGTCTCCAGCCCCCCAGCCCCCATCTCAGCTCCAGTCCCCCATGCCTCAGCTCCAGTCCCCCCTCTCCCAGCCCCAGTCCCTTCCTCAGTTGCAGTCCCCGTCACCGCAGCTCCACTCCCCTTCCCCTCAGCTCAAACTGCAGTCACCCACTCAGCTCCAGCCCGGCGAGGCCAACACTCCCCGCAACGTAAATGTGAAGAGAGAGCCTCCTGGCACTCCAAACAGAG GGCTCAGTGACGGCGGTCCACCCTCTGGCTGCAGCCTCCAGAGTCAGTCATCCTTTGATTTCTGCAGCCCCCCCACTCCAAGCCAGACGCAGACCCAGGGACAGGGAGACCCCTTCCAGACCCCCAAAGACAACAGCCCCTTTCCAGAGGCAGAAGTTATCAACCCCTTCAGTTCAAGCACTG GCCTAACCAAGATGGATGTGGGAGACTCTCAGTTCCAGCCTCTGCCGCTGTCGGACACCTTGTCCTTTGATGGTCTTGGGACCCCTTTACAGGCTCCTTTGGCATCACCACAAGA GCAGTGTGTGCCCTGCACGCTGGATGAGGTGCTGGGCCCGCCGACCACGCCCGAAGGCCGAAACGACGAGAAAGCTCTGTTGGAGCAGCTCGTCTCCTTCCTCAGTGGGACTGACGAGAGTGAGCTGGCTGAGCTGGATAAAGCTCTGGGTATAGACAAACTGGTACAG GGGGGCTGTTTTGACCCTTTGCCCCAGAACTTCCCAACCCAGCAACCCACTGCCAGCCCAGTGTCCATGGACCCTAAACTCCCCAACTACCCTTCCCAAATTACACCAGCGTCACAAGCTCAGTTTCCTCCAGAGCTGGCCACGGTGGGCCCTCAGGGTCTGGGGTTTGGAGCCCCCCGAGGGGCTTTCCCCGGCGGGACGACGGGCATGGGGCTGCGGCCGGGCATGACGCGGCCGCAGGGGATGAGCACTCAGCTCAGGCTGCCGCCCAACCAGCTGcgcctgcagctgcagcagaggctgcagggCCCGCAGCAG cTCCAGAACAGGATGGCGGGGATAAGTCCATTTCCTGGAGGAGCCCAGCATGTGAGCCTGGGGATTCGTCAGGGGGTTCAGCAGCCTCAGACGCCCTCACAG CAGCCCCCGCTGAACGCCCAGATGCTGGCCCAGCGTCAGAGGGAGCTCTACAGCATCCAGCACCGCCAGCGCCAGCTTTTCCAGCAGAAGGTCATGCTCATGAGACAGAACATGGCGGGCGCTCCGACCGGAGCCGTGGGGTCCATCGGAACTGTCAGGGTCCCAAAAGGTCCCCCGACGACgcctcaacagcagcagcagttcagcttCCCGCCAGGGTACAACCCGATGACGGGAAAACCCCCTACCTCACCGAGTCACTTCAGCCCCGTCGCCGGGGGCCCCCTGGACAGCAAGCTGTCCGTCAGGGTTCCCCTGAACAACCAGACGCTGATGGGCGGCGTGCAGGGCCAGTTCAGCAGCACCGTCAACTCCTCTTTACAGCAGGGCCTGTTTCAGCAGTTTGGAGGGTCCG CTATAGTCCAGCAAGACTCGTCTTTCCCTCCTGAGATGAGCCCGACCAGCCCGTTGCTGTCACCTCAGAACTCCACCTCCCAGAGTCCTCTGCTTCAGCAAGCCCCTCCTCCTGGCTACCAGTCACCAGAAATGAAGAGCTGGCCACAGACGGGCATGGGCAGCAACAG CCTGTTCAGTCAGTCAGGACAGGGTGCAGGGCAGGCCTTCGGCCAGCAGGGGGTTTACAACAACATGAGCATCACCGTCTCCATGGCCGGAGGTTCGGGCGCCGTCGGCTCCTTACCTCCAATGGGGCAGCCGGTCGGCATGAGCAACAGTAACCTCAGCGGCGTGGGCCCAGTGTGCAGCGACCAGCAG GTCCAGCAGGTTCAGGTGTTCGCCGACGTCCAGTGCACGGTCAACCTGGTTGGCAGTGACTCCTACCTGAACCAGGGCTCCATCGGAGCTCCGGCCTCCCAGAAGGGCCCCGGACCCCAGGGCCCCCAGAACAACCAGGCCCAGCAGAAgagcctcctccagcagctgctcaccGAGTGA
- the ncoa1 gene encoding nuclear receptor coactivator 1 isoform X2, producing MSAVGENPLDPATPEPRKRKGSPCDTSGQSLEKRRRELECRYIEELAELLSSNMGDIAGLSVKPDKCHILKSTVDQIQQMKRREQEKAALLSPDDEVQKSDISSSSQGLVEKEALGPMLLEALDGFFFVVNREGRIVFVSENVTSYLGYAQEELMTSSVYSILHVGDHNEFVRNLLPKSLVNGVPWPQDPGRRNSHTFNCRMLKRPPDELDSENPEARQQYEIMQCFTVSQPRTVQEEGEDLQSCLICIACRIPRAQPFSTESFITKQDPTGKIISIETSALRATGRPGWEDLVRKCIYAFFQPQGKEPSHAKKLLHEVMTHGNAISPLYHFTLSDGTPLSAQTRCKFCCPPNPDVQPFIMGIHTIDREHNTASSQENTNPSLPPSLGSLAQTPSRSPSLPPSSNWTQGSGLAASGLHPNNSNTSSHGHNPATPAGYLTPNRTCPQQVNSPSPLSSPLTATPTSFMSPRMPRASPGLGGSPRVPGNPFSPSTPGLHSPAGALSSGGSLNRQQSGGDGSSGASGGSTGSFSLSSPGPQRQASTPTGSSTRPPSAKPPEGGEGGGEDSVKAPLPSASQVGNPRPSQLLDSSGTGAESNNNSIHCTSSPHPPNPPPAPQCPASHSTLTERHKILHRLLQDSSPNEASTTTDEGINKNQVEIKKEPPSSPALTTAAPKSSSREPQDHQLLRFLLDTDEKDLGDLPPPSALSLQTVRVKVEKRASVEGVACTGAAVSAGGASKPAGVSSSSACISPKASPVGESRRDGRRDSRDSTMSGGPVDMDPLTQLLPSLRGPSGAKQGSEDSATPGGGPQLQSPAPQPPSQLQSPMPQLQSPLSQPQSLPQLQSPSPQLHSPSPQLKLQSPTQLQPGEANTPRNVNVKREPPGTPNRGLSDGGPPSGCSLQSQSSFDFCSPPTPSQTQTQGQGDPFQTPKDNSPFPEAEVINPFSSSTGLTKMDVGDSQFQPLPLSDTLSFDGLGTPLQAPLASPQEQCVPCTLDEVLGPPTTPEGRNDEKALLEQLVSFLSGTDESELAELDKALGIDKLVQGGCFDPLPQNFPTQQPTASPVSMDPKLPNYPSQITPASQAQFPPELATVGPQGLGFGAPRGAFPGGTTGMGLRPGMTRPQGMSTQLRLPPNQLRLQLQQRLQGPQQLQNRMAGISPFPGGAQHVSLGIRQGVQQPQTPSQPPLNAQMLAQRQRELYSIQHRQRQLFQQKVMLMRQNMAGAPTGAVGSIGTVRVPKGPPTTPQQQQQFSFPPGYNPMTGKPPTSPSHFSPVAGGPLDSKLSVRVPLNNQTLMGGVQGQFSSTVNSSLQQGLFQQFGGSAIVQQDSSFPPEMSPTSPLLSPQNSTSQSPLLQQAPPPGYQSPEMKSWPQTGMGSNSLFSQSGQGAGQAFGQQGVYNNMSITVSMAGGSGAVGSLPPMGQPVGMSNSNLSGVGPVCSDQQVQQVQVFADVQCTVNLVGSDSYLNQGSIGAPASQKGPGPQGPQNNQAQQKSLLQQLLTE from the exons ATGAGTGCAGTCGGGGAAAACCCCCTGGACCCCGCCACGCCGGAGCCACGCAAGAGGAAGGGCTCGCCATGCGACACATCAGGGCAAAG TCTGGAGAAGCGGAGACGGGAGCTGGAGTGCCGCTACATCgaggagctggctgagctgCTGTCGTCCAACATGGGCGACATCGCCGGGCTCAGCGTCAAGCCCGACAAGTGCCACATCCTCAAGAGCACCGTGGACCAAATCCAGCAGATGAAACGGCGTGAGCAGG AGAAAGCAGCTCTTCTGTCTCCAGACGATGAGGTGCAGAAGAGCGacatctcctccagcagccagGGGCTGGTGGAGAAGGAGGCGCTGGGGCCCATGCTGCTCGAG GCCCTTGACGGGTTCTTCTTCGTGGTCAACCGGGAGGGCCGCATCGTCTTTGTCTCTGAGAACGTGACGAGCTACCTTGGATACGCTCAGGAGGAGCTGATGACCTCCAGCGTCTACAGCATCCTCCACGTGGGAGACCACAACGAGTTTGTTCGCAATCTTCTGCCCAAAAGCCTGG tgAACGGTGTGCCGTGGCCGCAGGACCCCGGCCGAAGGAACAGCCACACCTTCAACTGTCGCATGCTGAAGAGGCCGCCGGACGAGCTGGATTCAGAAAACCCGGAGGCTCGGCAGCAGTACGAGATCATGCAGTGTTTCACCGTGTCTCAACCACGGACcgtgcaggaggagggggagg aCCTGCAGAGCTGCCTGATCTGTATTGCCTGTCGGATACCTCGCGCCCAGCCTTTCAGCACTGAGTCTTTCATCACCAAGCAGGACcccacag GGAAGATCATCTCCATAGAAACGAGCGCTCTGCGAGCGACGGGCCGGCCTGGCTGGGAGGACCTGGTCAGGAAGTGCATCTACGCTTTCTTTCAGCCGCAGGGCAAAGAGCCCTCCCACGCTAAGAAGCTGCTGCATGAGG TGATGACCCACGGCAACGCCATCAGCCCACTGTACCATTTCACGTTGAGTGATGGCACCCCGCTCAGCGCTCAGACCCGCTGCAAGTTCTGCTGCCCCCCCAACCCTGACGTACAGCCCTTCATCATGGGCATTCACACTATTGACAG GGAACACAACACTGCTAGCTCTCAGGAAAACACTAACCCCAGCCTTCCACCCAGCCTCGGCAGCCTTGCCCAGACTCCCTCTCGCTCCCCTTCCCTTCCTCCCAGCAGCAACTGGACCCAAGGCTCAGGCCTCGCCGCCTCGGGCCTTCAccccaacaacagcaacacctcCTCCCATGGACATAACCCGGCCACACCCGCAGGCTACCTGACGCCCAATCGGACCTGTCCCCAGCAGGTCAACAGCCCCTCTCCTTTGAGCAGCCCACTCACAGCCACCCCTACCTCTTTTATGTCGCCCAGGATGCCACGGGCCAGTCCTGGGTTAGGGGGAAGCCCTCGGGTCCCGGGGAACCCCTTCTCTCCTTCCACACCGGGCCTCCATTCCCCAGCCGGGGCGCTAAGCAGTGGAGGCAGCCTCAACAGGCAGCAGTCTGGCGGTGATGGTAGTAGCGGCGCCAGCGGTGGGTCAACGGGGTCCTTCTCCCTGTCCTCTCCTGGACCTCAGAGACAAGCCAGTACACCCACCGGCTCCTCTACTCGGCCTCCATCGGCAAAACCcccagaaggaggagaaggagggggagaggactCTGTTAAAGCCCCTCTTCCTTCCGCCTCACAGGTGGGAAACCCCAGGCCCAGTCAGCTCCTGGACAGCAGTGGGACAGGAGCTGAGtctaacaacaacagcatccaCTGCACCTCATCACCTCATCCTCCGAACCCTCCCCCCGCCCCTCAGTGCCCAGCCTCCCACAGCACTCTGACGGAGCGGCATAAGATCCTGCACCGGCTGCTCCAGGACAGCAGCCCCAACGAGGCCTCCACCACCACCGACGAAGGAATAAACAAAAACCAAGTTGAGATCAAGAAGGAGCCGCCTTCCAGTCCGGCTCTGACCACAGCAGCTCCCAAGTCCAGCTCCAGAGAGCCGCAGGACCACCAGCTGCTCCGCTTTCTCCTGGACACAGACGAAAAG GACTTGGGGGACCTCCCACCTCCATCTGCTCTCAGCCTGCAGACGGTGCGGGTCAAAGTGGAGAAGAGAGCCAGCGTGGAGGGAGTGGCCTGCACGGGGGCCGCCGTGTCAGCAGGAGGTGCGTCCAAACCTGCGGGAGTCTCCAGCAGCTCCGCGTGCATCAGTCCCAAAGCGAGCCCCGTCGGAGAGAGCCGGCGAGACGGCCGCAGGGACAGCCGAGACTCCACG ATGTCAGGTGGCCCTGTTGACATGGACCCTCTCACCCAGCTGCTACCGAGCCTGAGAGGCCCGAGTGGGGCCAAGCAGGGCAGTGAGGATTCAGCAACCCCTGGAGGAGGCCCCCAGCTCCAGTCTCCAGCCCCCCAGCCCCCATCTCAGCTCCAGTCCCCCATGCCTCAGCTCCAGTCCCCCCTCTCCCAGCCCCAGTCCCTTCCTCAGTTGCAGTCCCCGTCACCGCAGCTCCACTCCCCTTCCCCTCAGCTCAAACTGCAGTCACCCACTCAGCTCCAGCCCGGCGAGGCCAACACTCCCCGCAACGTAAATGTGAAGAGAGAGCCTCCTGGCACTCCAAACAGAG GGCTCAGTGACGGCGGTCCACCCTCTGGCTGCAGCCTCCAGAGTCAGTCATCCTTTGATTTCTGCAGCCCCCCCACTCCAAGCCAGACGCAGACCCAGGGACAGGGAGACCCCTTCCAGACCCCCAAAGACAACAGCCCCTTTCCAGAGGCAGAAGTTATCAACCCCTTCAGTTCAAGCACTG GCCTAACCAAGATGGATGTGGGAGACTCTCAGTTCCAGCCTCTGCCGCTGTCGGACACCTTGTCCTTTGATGGTCTTGGGACCCCTTTACAGGCTCCTTTGGCATCACCACAAGA GCAGTGTGTGCCCTGCACGCTGGATGAGGTGCTGGGCCCGCCGACCACGCCCGAAGGCCGAAACGACGAGAAAGCTCTGTTGGAGCAGCTCGTCTCCTTCCTCAGTGGGACTGACGAGAGTGAGCTGGCTGAGCTGGATAAAGCTCTGGGTATAGACAAACTGGTACAG GGGGGCTGTTTTGACCCTTTGCCCCAGAACTTCCCAACCCAGCAACCCACTGCCAGCCCAGTGTCCATGGACCCTAAACTCCCCAACTACCCTTCCCAAATTACACCAGCGTCACAAGCTCAGTTTCCTCCAGAGCTGGCCACGGTGGGCCCTCAGGGTCTGGGGTTTGGAGCCCCCCGAGGGGCTTTCCCCGGCGGGACGACGGGCATGGGGCTGCGGCCGGGCATGACGCGGCCGCAGGGGATGAGCACTCAGCTCAGGCTGCCGCCCAACCAGCTGcgcctgcagctgcagcagaggctgcagggCCCGCAGCAG cTCCAGAACAGGATGGCGGGGATAAGTCCATTTCCTGGAGGAGCCCAGCATGTGAGCCTGGGGATTCGTCAGGGGGTTCAGCAGCCTCAGACGCCCTCACAG CCCCCGCTGAACGCCCAGATGCTGGCCCAGCGTCAGAGGGAGCTCTACAGCATCCAGCACCGCCAGCGCCAGCTTTTCCAGCAGAAGGTCATGCTCATGAGACAGAACATGGCGGGCGCTCCGACCGGAGCCGTGGGGTCCATCGGAACTGTCAGGGTCCCAAAAGGTCCCCCGACGACgcctcaacagcagcagcagttcagcttCCCGCCAGGGTACAACCCGATGACGGGAAAACCCCCTACCTCACCGAGTCACTTCAGCCCCGTCGCCGGGGGCCCCCTGGACAGCAAGCTGTCCGTCAGGGTTCCCCTGAACAACCAGACGCTGATGGGCGGCGTGCAGGGCCAGTTCAGCAGCACCGTCAACTCCTCTTTACAGCAGGGCCTGTTTCAGCAGTTTGGAGGGTCCG CTATAGTCCAGCAAGACTCGTCTTTCCCTCCTGAGATGAGCCCGACCAGCCCGTTGCTGTCACCTCAGAACTCCACCTCCCAGAGTCCTCTGCTTCAGCAAGCCCCTCCTCCTGGCTACCAGTCACCAGAAATGAAGAGCTGGCCACAGACGGGCATGGGCAGCAACAG CCTGTTCAGTCAGTCAGGACAGGGTGCAGGGCAGGCCTTCGGCCAGCAGGGGGTTTACAACAACATGAGCATCACCGTCTCCATGGCCGGAGGTTCGGGCGCCGTCGGCTCCTTACCTCCAATGGGGCAGCCGGTCGGCATGAGCAACAGTAACCTCAGCGGCGTGGGCCCAGTGTGCAGCGACCAGCAG GTCCAGCAGGTTCAGGTGTTCGCCGACGTCCAGTGCACGGTCAACCTGGTTGGCAGTGACTCCTACCTGAACCAGGGCTCCATCGGAGCTCCGGCCTCCCAGAAGGGCCCCGGACCCCAGGGCCCCCAGAACAACCAGGCCCAGCAGAAgagcctcctccagcagctgctcaccGAGTGA